Within the Acidobacteriota bacterium genome, the region CCGTAACTGGAAGTGCTCGAGGCCGGCTCGTCGGAGCCCGAGAAGATTCCCGCGATCACGAGTCCGCCGACCGCGATCAGCGCGACGATCGGGAAAATGCTGGTCCTGTTCTTCGAATTCGTTCCGCAGCAGTGCTTCGCCTTGCGGCCGCTGCCGCACTCGCAGGGGGCGTTACGGTTGATCTTCATTCTCGGGCTGGGCTCCTCATTCTTGGCGTGAAGAACGGAACTCGACGCCGGAAAGTTCCAGAAAAGGAATCGATGAGCCCGGACCGTCGCGTCAGACGTTGACGTACTTCCGGAAATCGACGTTGAGGATGAGGCCGATCGCAAGGAAGAACATCATCGTCGAGGAACCTCCGTAGGAGATCAGCGGAAGGGGAATTCCGGTCGTCGGAAGGAGTCCGATCTGCATCGCTACATTGATGAAGACGTGGAAGATGAAGAACGAGATGAGGCAGATGACGAGAAACGCTCCTCCTCGATCCCTCGCGGATCTCGCGATGGTGAGCGCCTGGATGATCAGGAAGAGGTAGAGCCCGAGAACGACGGCAACTCCGATGAATCCGAACTCTTCAGCGAGTACCGAGAAGATGAAGTCGGTATGACTCGCGGGGACGTAGCCGTAGCGGGCCTGAGTGCTTTGCTTGAAGCCCTTGCCGGTGATCCCGCCCGAGCCGATGGCGATCTTGGCCTGGGTGACCTGATAGCCGCTTCCGAGCGGGTCGCGCTCCGGGTTGAGAAAGACGATGACTCTCTCCTTCTGGTAGGGCTGAAGGAGGTTCCAGGTAATCGGTGCCGCGACGGCGAGCAGGATCAGAGCCATCACCCAGTAGCGAGGCTTGATTCCGCCGAAGAACATCGCGGCGGCCAGAAGGGGAGCGTAGGTTGCCGCCGTGCCGAAGTCCGGCTGCATCGCGGTCAGGATGACCGGGATGCCAATGATCAGAGCGATCACGAGCAGAGTCTTGAAGTCGAGATAGCTGCGTGTCCTGGAGTCGAAGAACTTCGCCAGCGCGAGAGCCGTGAATATTTTCATGAATTCCGAGGGCTGAAACCGGAAATCGCCCGGCAGGATGATCCAGGACTTGACGTTGGCGGTGACGGCTCCCCAGATGAGGAGATAAATGAGCAGAGCTACTCCGATCCCGTAGAGGATCGGGGAGACGTCGAGCAGCGTGTGGTAGTCGACGGCGATGAAAATGGCCATGATGATGAGCGAGACCGCGATCCAGGTAATCTGCTTCTGGTGAAAGGGTGTCGTCGCGGTGAACCAGGTGGCCGAATAGATGGCGACGACTCCGATGGCGGCGAGCACGATTGCGGTGCCGAGAAAGTTGAGGTCGAGTCGGAGGATCGATCGGCTGTCGATCATCTCAGCGACTCCGGGTTTCTTCGCCCGCCCTCGGGAGGTCGCCCTCCCGCAACATTTCGATCTGCTCGGGATTGCTCAGGTCGCGGCGGTCCTGCGCGATCTGGCTGCGGAAATACGCCTTGTAGATCGAGCCGGCCAGCGGTGCGGCGTCCGACCCACCGTGGCCGCCATGCTCGGCCAGGACCGCGACGACGATCTCGGGATTGTCCTTCGGGGCGAAGGAAGCGAAGAAGGCGTGATCGCGAAACTTGAACGGGAGCTGCTCGGCTTTCACCCAGGTTGCCTGCGCGATCACCTGGATCGTTCCGGTTTTCCCGGCGACGTCGAATCCTTCGACGCGTGCGCGGCTCCCGGTGCCGCCGGGCTCATTGACCACCTTCCACAGCCCTTCGCGGACGCTGCGAAGCGCGTCGTCATCGAGCTCGACCTGCTGGAGCACCTCCGGCTGGGCGATGCGTCGTTCGACGGTGCGGTCGGGGTTGACCTGATCGACGATCCGGAGAACGTGCGGACGGTAGACTTCCCCTCCGTTTGCGATGGCGGCCATCATGTTCGCGGTCTGCAGAACGGTCACGAGCAGCGGCCCCTGACCGATCGAGACCGAGATCGTCTCGCTGTCGTACCACTTCCGGTTCTGAACTTCCCGGGCCCACGTCGTCGAGGGGATCAGGCCGGCCTTCTCGCCCGGGAGATCGATGGTCGTCCTCTCGCCAAAGCTGAGCTTCCGCGAGAACTCAGCGATCCGGTCGATTCCGAGCCGCTCGCCGACGTTGTAGAAATAGATGTCGCAGGAGACCTTGATCGCCCGTTCGAAGTTGACCGCGCCGTGACCCTCGCGCTTCCAGCAGCGGAACCGGCGCCCGAAGAAAACGTCGCTTCCTGCGCAATAAAACGTCGTCGACGGGTTGATGACGTTATTGGAGAAGCCAGCCATCCCCATGACGGTCTTGAATACCGAACCGGGGGAGTAGAGCCCCTGTGTCGCCCGATTGACCTCGATCCGGAACGGATTGGAGAGAATCGTCTTCCAGACTTCCGGGGTGAAGCGCCGGGAGTAGACGTTCGGGTTGTACGAGGGGGAGGAGACCATCGCGAGGATTTCTCCGGTGCGAGGATCGAGGGCGACGGCGGCACCGACGATCTCGTTCTCGGCGAAGAACTGCTCGGAGATGCGCTGAAGATCGAAATCGATCGTCAGAAAGATGTTCGAGCCGGGAAGCGGCTCTTTTCTCGCGTCGGTGTACTCCGAGAGAGTCCGGCCCCGGGAGTCGACGACCATGTAGTCCGCCCCGTCGTCACCCCGCAGAAACTCGTCGTAGATCAGCTCGACGCCGCGCTTTCCGATGAAATCGCCCATCTCGAGCGTCTTGTCTCTCTTGAGATCCTCGTCATTGGCCTCCCCGATGTACCCGAGTACGTGAGCGGCCATCGTGTCGTAGCGATAGTTCCTTCGTTGAATCGTCTCGATCTCGAGAGCCGGATAGACGTCGTGATGAGCTTCGATAACGGCAACTTCCTTCAGAGAGAGATCCTCGAAGAGAGGGAGGGGGAGCGCGGTCGGAACCTTGTTCTCGCGGGTGATCCTTTCGACTACGAACTCCGGTGACGTTCCCACGGTCTGAGCGACGAACTCGTGGAGTGCGGCCTTCTCCACGTCGGAGAGATCGCTGTAGTCGCGACGGCGGAGGCTGATCGTGTAGGAAGCCTCGTTATCGACGAGGATCTTTCCGTTGCGGTCGAGAATGAGCCCGCGTTTCGCGGGCACTTTGACCTCACGAAGTCGATTCGACTCGGCCAGCCCCTGGTACTCCTCGGCCTGAACCCCCTGGACGTACCAGAACGATCCGGCGATGAAAACGAAGCCGGCCACGATGAGCCATATGACGATGGTCACCCGTGTGTTGAGGACTTTCTGGTCGTTCCTGCTGGATCGTACATTCAGAGGCATAGGTTCAGGATCTCCTTGCCGCTTCCATCGGCGAGCGGTTCACCAGCAGTTTGGCACCGTGATAGATCAGCGCGCCGAGGAGCGAAGTGATCAATGTTTTCAGCAATAAACTCTGCCCGAAGATTTCAATCCGCTGGTCGAGAAGGATGTTCGCGAGTGCAAAAATGATCAATTCGTTGACTATCATCGCCCCGAGCAGCGTCAGCCCGAACAGCACGGGCCCACGCAATTCGATCTTCGAGCTGACGAGCGCCACGAAGTATCCGATGAGCGTCAGCGCGAAGGCGTGAAGGCCGAAGATCGCATTGGAATAGGCGTCCTGAACGAAGCCCGCAAGGACGGCCGCGGCGATCGTGCCGAGGATATTGCCCCCCATCGCGTAGTAGACGACCAGAATCATGTAGACATCCACGAAATTGAGCGCGTTGGGAAAGAATTTGTTGAGCAGTGAATGGAT harbors:
- the mrdA gene encoding penicillin-binding protein 2, giving the protein MPLNVRSSRNDQKVLNTRVTIVIWLIVAGFVFIAGSFWYVQGVQAEEYQGLAESNRLREVKVPAKRGLILDRNGKILVDNEASYTISLRRRDYSDLSDVEKAALHEFVAQTVGTSPEFVVERITRENKVPTALPLPLFEDLSLKEVAVIEAHHDVYPALEIETIQRRNYRYDTMAAHVLGYIGEANDEDLKRDKTLEMGDFIGKRGVELIYDEFLRGDDGADYMVVDSRGRTLSEYTDARKEPLPGSNIFLTIDFDLQRISEQFFAENEIVGAAVALDPRTGEILAMVSSPSYNPNVYSRRFTPEVWKTILSNPFRIEVNRATQGLYSPGSVFKTVMGMAGFSNNVINPSTTFYCAGSDVFFGRRFRCWKREGHGAVNFERAIKVSCDIYFYNVGERLGIDRIAEFSRKLSFGERTTIDLPGEKAGLIPSTTWAREVQNRKWYDSETISVSIGQGPLLVTVLQTANMMAAIANGGEVYRPHVLRIVDQVNPDRTVERRIAQPEVLQQVELDDDALRSVREGLWKVVNEPGGTGSRARVEGFDVAGKTGTIQVIAQATWVKAEQLPFKFRDHAFFASFAPKDNPEIVVAVLAEHGGHGGSDAAPLAGSIYKAYFRSQIAQDRRDLSNPEQIEMLREGDLPRAGEETRSR
- the mreD gene encoding rod shape-determining protein MreD, coding for MIGLILALTIHSLLNKFFPNALNFVDVYMILVVYYAMGGNILGTIAAAVLAGFVQDAYSNAIFGLHAFALTLIGYFVALVSSKIELRGPVLFGLTLLGAMIVNELIIFALANILLDQRIEIFGQSLLLKTLITSLLGALIYHGAKLLVNRSPMEAARRS
- the rodA gene encoding rod shape-determining protein RodA, translating into MIDSRSILRLDLNFLGTAIVLAAIGVVAIYSATWFTATTPFHQKQITWIAVSLIIMAIFIAVDYHTLLDVSPILYGIGVALLIYLLIWGAVTANVKSWIILPGDFRFQPSEFMKIFTALALAKFFDSRTRSYLDFKTLLVIALIIGIPVILTAMQPDFGTAATYAPLLAAAMFFGGIKPRYWVMALILLAVAAPITWNLLQPYQKERVIVFLNPERDPLGSGYQVTQAKIAIGSGGITGKGFKQSTQARYGYVPASHTDFIFSVLAEEFGFIGVAVVLGLYLFLIIQALTIARSARDRGGAFLVICLISFFIFHVFINVAMQIGLLPTTGIPLPLISYGGSSTMMFFLAIGLILNVDFRKYVNV